The sequence GCTAAAATTGCTGGGAATCGAACAGCCGGAAGAAATGACAGGAACGCCATTATTTTAACTAAAGGGAGAGATTTGCATGCCGGTAATCAGTATTGTTCAAGCAAGGGAAGTTCTTGACTCACGGGGCAATCCGACAGTCGAAGTGGAAGTATTCACGGAAAGCGGCGCATTCGGCCGTGCCATCGTCCCGTCCGGTGCTTCCACCGGCGAATACGAAGCAGTGGAACTGCGTGACGGCGACAAAGGCCGCTACCTCGGGAAAGGCGTCCTGAAAGCGGTCGATCATGTGAATGAAGTCATCGCGGATGCCCTCGAAGACAACTACTCTGTCCTCGATCAGGTCGTCATCGACAAAGCACTGATCGAGCTGGACGGTACCGAGAACAAAGGCAAGCTCGGCGCGAACGCGATTCTAGGTGTTTCGATGGCGGTTGCCCATGCGGCGGCGGATTACTTGGACATCCCGCTCTACCAATACATCGGCGGCATCAACGCAAAACAGCTGCCTGTCCCGATGATGAATATCGTCAATGGCGGCGAGCATGCGGATAACAACGTGGACATCCAGGAATTCATGATCATGCCGGTCGGCGCGGAGTCGTTCCGCCATGCGCTGCGTATGGGTGCTGAGATCTTCCACAGCCTGAAGTCCGTCCTGAAGGAAAAAGGATTGAACACAGCAGTCGGGGACGAAGGCGGATTCGCTCCGAACCTGTCGTCGAACGAAGACGCACTGTCCACGATCGTCGAGGCGATCGAAAAAGCGGGCTACAAGCCGGGCGAAGATATCATGCTGGCGATGGATGCGGCAGCATCCGAGTTCTACAACGCGGAGGAAGGCAAGTACAAGCTTGCCGGAGAAGGCATCGAGAAGACGTCCGAAGAGATGGTGGACTGGTACGAGAGCCTTGTGGATAAGTACCCGATCATCTCGATCGAGGACGGCCTCGATGAGAACGACTGGGCCGGCACGAAGCTGCTGACAGACCGTCTCGGTAAGCGTGTCCAGCTCGTGGGTGATGACCTGTTCGTCACAAACACGAAAAAGCTTGCACGCGGAATCGAAGAAGGCGTCGGCAACTCGATCCTCATCAAAGTGAACCAGATCGGCACATTGACAGAGACATTAGATGCGATCGAAATGGCGAAGCGCGCCGGCTATACAGCGGTCATTTCGCACCGTTCGGGTGAGACGGAAGATACGACGATCGCAGATCTCGCCGTGGCAACGAACGCCGGGCAGATCAAGACCGGTGCGCCGTCCCGTACGGATCGCGTCGCGAAGTACAACCAGC comes from Sporosarcina trichiuri and encodes:
- the eno gene encoding phosphopyruvate hydratase; translation: MPVISIVQAREVLDSRGNPTVEVEVFTESGAFGRAIVPSGASTGEYEAVELRDGDKGRYLGKGVLKAVDHVNEVIADALEDNYSVLDQVVIDKALIELDGTENKGKLGANAILGVSMAVAHAAADYLDIPLYQYIGGINAKQLPVPMMNIVNGGEHADNNVDIQEFMIMPVGAESFRHALRMGAEIFHSLKSVLKEKGLNTAVGDEGGFAPNLSSNEDALSTIVEAIEKAGYKPGEDIMLAMDAAASEFYNAEEGKYKLAGEGIEKTSEEMVDWYESLVDKYPIISIEDGLDENDWAGTKLLTDRLGKRVQLVGDDLFVTNTKKLARGIEEGVGNSILIKVNQIGTLTETLDAIEMAKRAGYTAVISHRSGETEDTTIADLAVATNAGQIKTGAPSRTDRVAKYNQLLRIDDQLDETAQYLGKDTFYNLK